The genomic window TAGCCGTAGCCGCCGGGCACGGCGGCGGCCGGCACCAGCGCGCCGACACTGGCTGCCCAGCGGCGCAATTCGGGCACCATGCCCGATTCCGGCCGCACCGCACGGATGGCCGCGTCCAGCACCTGCTCGGACGCGGTGTGCGTGCTATCGTTGAGCAGCTTGCGGAAGAACGGCATGCCGAGCTGCCGGTTCAGGAAGCCGCCCCACGCCCCCCAGACCCCATAGCCGTCGCACGCGTCACCGGCCTTCGGCCACACCGTCACGCTGCAGCCATACATCGGCGTGGTCAGGTACTGCGGCAGGCGGTAGTCGCGCACCTCGTTGTAGCCATCGCCAAGGATGTGGGTCGCATAGTCCTGCACCATGACGGCCGAGCCCTCGTCCAGCCAGTCGGCCAGCGCGTAGTCGGCGCCAAGCCGCACCGGCCGGCGGTAGAAATTCTGCATGTGCAGCGATTCGTGGACCAGCGTCTGGATCGTGGTTCTCATCCCGTCTGGCCTGTCGCCGGACAGCGTGGCGGTATTCAGGAACACCGCGACGGCCTCGTTGCTGGTCGATGTCTCCGTCCCCGGCTCGTTGACAAACGCGTTGGCAGCCAGGAAGTAGCCGGCGGTGCCCTCCTCGGCCAGCCGCAGCAGCACGATGTTGACCGGCTGGCGGTCCGGCGCGATCAGGTCCGACTCGGTGTGCGGGCCCCACATCGGCCCGCCGATGTCGACCAGGAAATCGTGGATCCCGTCGCGACGAGCATAGATCGTCGCGATTGCATCGAGCATGGCGTCGGTCACCTGGCCGGGCCCGTAGGCACTGTCCTCCAGCCAGACGTTGACGACCACGCCGTCGCGCGTGGTCGTCTGGCGGCGCAGCGAGGTATCGCGCGGCTCGCCATCGTCGGTGTACCAGGGCCGCTCCGCGCCGGGCTGGCTGTCGATGACGCTGGGCAGCCGCGATCCGCCGTCCAGCGTATCGGCCGCCATCGGCGGCGCACCCTTGCGCGCCTTGAGCCGCTCCAGCCGCTCGATAAATCCGCGCGTGTTGAACGCCCGGATCCGGTCGGCCGTCGACACCCCGGCATAGGCCACCGCGACGCGGTTCATCGCCATCTGTGGCACCTGCGCCGACGCCGGTGACGGCTGTGCCGCGGTTGGCGACACCGGCTCCGACTGCGGCTGCGACAGCGGCTGGCCACTATCGTTCGAGAACACCAGCGTCACGTCATTGCCGGGCAGCGTGCCGATGGCCACCGGAACTGTGACCGGCTGGTCGCTGGCATTGGTGTAGGCCCACACACCAGTACCCCGTCCGGCATAGAGCGTCGGCGCCAGCGCACCACAGTCAGTACACGCCGGCGTCACGGTCGACACGGGCGCCGAGTCGTCACCGGAACATCCGGCAATGCCGACCGCGGCCAGCAACCATGTCAGACGCTTGAATTTGGGGGATTGCATCGTTACTCCTTCTTCCACTTCAGAACGGAGTTAGCGTGCGCGTCACGACGTCCGGGTGATTTGACGCCTTCCTAGGCCGACCCAGCTTTCAGCGAACAGCTATGCATCGCCCCTTCCCAATTTGAGATAGCGCAAAAAGAAAAAGCCCTTCCCACCAGGAAGGGCTTCTTTCCAACCACACCACCGCCGGTTCAGTTCACGCGCTGCACCGGCGGGGGCATCCACTTGCCGTCCAGCAGTACCTGGTCGGGCCAGTAGGCGCGCATCATCAGGTTGAAGGCGTCGGGCGGGGCGGGCAGCCAGTTGGCTACCTGGTTCGCGGCCGGGCGTTCGTACTGGATGAAGATGTCGAGCGATCCGTCGCGGTTGTAGCGCAGGCGGTCGCGGCTGCCGATCGAGTAGCGTTGCAACGGATTTGCGACAAGTGCCTGCTTGTCGTTGTATGCGCTCAGCGACCAGAACGCCTTGGCCGGCGGGAGCTGGCCTTTTTCGAAATGGAGCACGTAGCGGCTGCCGCCGTCGAACGGGCGGCCGGTGGCGTCGGCGCGGGCGATGGGGTAGACGGCGTCCTCGGGCAGGTTGGCGCCCAGGCCGGACATGGCCACCGCGGCGCGGCGGGCGTAGTCGGCGCCGTAGTTGCCGGCGTCGCGCTGCACGCGCCAGCCCGAATTGCCGGCCGCGTTCTTGCGGGCCTCCACGGTGATGGCGGCCAGGGCCGCCGTGGCGCCCTCCTGCACGGCGCGCGCGGTGGACGGCTCCAGCACCGTGGTCTTGAACGGTTCGCCGGCCTTGATGCCCATCCGCTGCATCTTCTCCAGCATCGCCACGTCGTCAGGGCCCGGCGGATTGGTCTGCAGCAGCGCCGCCATGCGGCTGAAGAACGCCTGGGCGTCCAGGGCCGCCACCTGCTCGGCGGGTGGGGTCTCGGTGTCGATCAGCCCCACGCGCGGCATGGCCGGCGGCGGGTTGCGATTACCCTTGCGCCAGGCGGACAGCGGCACCAGCCGCAACTGGTCCTGCAGGCGATGGACGTTGCCGTAGTCGCCCTTGCCGTTGGTCTGGAAGCGGCCGATCAGCCAGACCATGCCGGTCGGCGCGCGCACCTCGGTCACGCCCTTGGGCAGGGTGCCCCGCCAGTCCGGCCCGACGATCGCGAACGCGCCGCGCCGGGTGCCGGTGGTGCGCTTGCCCGGCGCCGCGAACACGTTGGTCCAGGCGTCGACCATCTGCATCACGTAGTAGCGGCCGCCGGTGTCCGGCACGCTCAGCACCACCGGCTCGGCCGACACATCGACCCAGGCCGTGGAAATCAGCGTATCGGCATTGGCGCTGACGCCGCTGGCCAGCGCCGCGTCGGGCAGCGCGCGATGATGGTTGAAGCTGTTGGCCGGCGTCCGGGCCGTCATCACCTCGCGGGTGACGTCCATCAGCACGAGCGGATAGCCATAGGTGAACACGTCCGCCGACAACGTCTTCATGGCCTGGTCGGAGGGCGGCTGCTCGGCGGCAGGCGCGGCGACGGGCGCGGGCGTGGTCGTGCAGGCGGAAAGACAGACGGCAAGCGCGAGCACGCTTGCCAGTTGGCGTATCGATAGGTTCATGACCCCGTTTCCCAGTGTGGTGGCGACCTTTCGGGAACAACCGCTGAACGTGCCGGGGGGCGCGTGTTGCTCCGGAGGCGCATCTATTCCGAACGAATGATGTGCCTGCGGCTTGGCGGCTGTCAATGACCCCTGCGGACCGTTCCGGGGGATATCGAACACTGGTATGGCGGGGGCTGCGGCGGGCTGCGTCGCCATGTCGGACAGGCGTCACGCGGCGCGTTTTTCCAGCGGCCGGGCGCGCTGCGGGCGCCGGAAATGACGAAGGGCTTCCATTGCTGGAAGCCCTTCTATATAAGTGGCGCGGCTGGCAGGATTCGAACCCACGACCCCTTGGTTCGTAGCCAAGTACTCTATCCAACTGAGCTACAGCCGCACGCGAGGGACGCATTGTATCGCAATTCGTCGCATTCGCAAGTGCTTTTTGCAGCGGGATGTGGAGCGGCCGGCGCGGCGCGTCACCATCGGTACCTGGCGCCCACCGTGCCCCCCGCGTTGCGGCCGCCGCGTGCCTTGACCCAGAGCTTGAGCCCGGTGGGCGAGTTGCTGTGGGCGCCGACGTTGAACGAGAACATGCCGCGCAGCAGGTCGGTGTCGATCCGCGTGCCGTTGATGTTGATCGACTTCGTGCGGCTGTCCTGCCACCAGTCGGCCTCGACGAACGGATACACGCCATTGAGCCGCGTCGGCGCCGCGCTGTAGAGCCGCACGGCGAGCCCCGTGGCACTGACCGCGCCCGGCGGCGCGTCCCAGTTGCCGGGCACCGGCGCCATGCCGGGCCGGTACGCCATCTCCACACGCGGCTGCAGGGTC from Cupriavidus pauculus includes these protein-coding regions:
- a CDS encoding M30 family zinc metallopeptidase; protein product: MQSPKFKRLTWLLAAVGIAGCSGDDSAPVSTVTPACTDCGALAPTLYAGRGTGVWAYTNASDQPVTVPVAIGTLPGNDVTLVFSNDSGQPLSQPQSEPVSPTAAQPSPASAQVPQMAMNRVAVAYAGVSTADRIRAFNTRGFIERLERLKARKGAPPMAADTLDGGSRLPSVIDSQPGAERPWYTDDGEPRDTSLRRQTTTRDGVVVNVWLEDSAYGPGQVTDAMLDAIATIYARRDGIHDFLVDIGGPMWGPHTESDLIAPDRQPVNIVLLRLAEEGTAGYFLAANAFVNEPGTETSTSNEAVAVFLNTATLSGDRPDGMRTTIQTLVHESLHMQNFYRRPVRLGADYALADWLDEGSAVMVQDYATHILGDGYNEVRDYRLPQYLTTPMYGCSVTVWPKAGDACDGYGVWGAWGGFLNRQLGMPFFRKLLNDSTHTASEQVLDAAIRAVRPESGMVPELRRWAASVGALVPAAAVPGGYGYPARTDADYPLPAIDLQTQVATRKLPAELQGKLAPYAMAPVVRRQVKGTYRESVTVPPRTTLSVVIHDGKV
- a CDS encoding DUF1254 domain-containing protein, producing the protein MNLSIRQLASVLALAVCLSACTTTPAPVAAPAAEQPPSDQAMKTLSADVFTYGYPLVLMDVTREVMTARTPANSFNHHRALPDAALASGVSANADTLISTAWVDVSAEPVVLSVPDTGGRYYVMQMVDAWTNVFAAPGKRTTGTRRGAFAIVGPDWRGTLPKGVTEVRAPTGMVWLIGRFQTNGKGDYGNVHRLQDQLRLVPLSAWRKGNRNPPPAMPRVGLIDTETPPAEQVAALDAQAFFSRMAALLQTNPPGPDDVAMLEKMQRMGIKAGEPFKTTVLEPSTARAVQEGATAALAAITVEARKNAAGNSGWRVQRDAGNYGADYARRAAVAMSGLGANLPEDAVYPIARADATGRPFDGGSRYVLHFEKGQLPPAKAFWSLSAYNDKQALVANPLQRYSIGSRDRLRYNRDGSLDIFIQYERPAANQVANWLPAPPDAFNLMMRAYWPDQVLLDGKWMPPPVQRVN